The Oncorhynchus nerka isolate Pitt River linkage group LG15, Oner_Uvic_2.0, whole genome shotgun sequence genome contains the following window.
GAGCTGAACGAAGCCCCGCTGAGCTGAACGAAGCCCCGCTGAGCTGAACGCAGCCCCGCTGAGCTGAACGAAGCCCTGCTGAGCTGAACGCAGCCCTGCTGAGCTGAACGAAGCCCTGCTGAGCTGAACGAAGCCCTGCTGAACGATCACAGGTGGGATTCCATTTCTGAACCCTTCTTGTCATGGATTTAACAATGGTGAAAAGCTCATCCAGTCAATGCATACACCAATCCAATGCGTACACCAATCCAATGCGTACACCAATCCAATGCGTACACCAATCCAATGcgtacaccaatccaatgcttacaccaatccaatgcgtacaccaatccaatgcgtacaccaatccaatgcgtacaccaatccaatgcgtacaccaatccaatgcgtacaccaatccaatgcttacaccaatccaatgcttttaaagCCGTGACGGGGGAGTGTTTTTCAGAGGAAGGAAGAAATAAATATCGGAACATACTTGTTGCTCATCATGAGGACCTCCAGCTCTCGGATGTTGTGGACCAGGAACTTCCTGAATCCGGAGGGCAGCATGTGTTTGGTCTTCTTGTTGCTTCCGTAGCCGATGTTGGGCATCAGCATCTGGCCTTTGAAGCGCCGCCGCACCCTGTTGTCGATACCACGGGGTTTTCGCCAGTTTTgctacaaaaatataaaaacatatgtttatttatttatatttcacctttatgtaaccaggtaggcaagttgagaacaagttctcatttacaattgcgacctggccaagataaagcaaagcagttcgacacatacaacaacacagagttacacatggagtaaaacaaacatacagtcaataatacagtagaaaaataagtctatatacgatgtgagcaaatgaggtgagataagggaggtaagggcaaaaaaggccatggtggcaaagtaaatacaatatagcaagtaaaacactggaatggtagtattgcaatggaagaatgtgcaaagtagaaataaaaataatggtgcaaaggagcaaaataaataaattaattaaatacagtagggaaagaggtagttgtttgggctaaattataggtgggctatgtaaaggtgcagtaatctgtgagctgctctgacagttggtgcttaaagctagtgagggagataagtgtttccagtttcagagatttttgtatttcgttccagtcattggcagcagagaactggaaggagaggcggccaaagaaagaattggttttggtggtgactagagagatatatatatacctgctgaagcgtgtgctacaggtgggagatgctatggtgaccagcgagctgagataaggggggactttacctagcagggtcttgtagatgacatggagccagtgggtttggcgacgagtatgaagcgagggccagccaacgagagcgtacaggtcgcaatggtgggtagtatatggggctttggtgacaaaacggattgcactgtgatagactgcatccaatttgttgagtagagtgttggaggctattttgtaaatgacatcgtcaaGTGAGGCGAGTAGTAAGGCGATATCCTGCAAATACAGTAGCCAGCTAGCGCGGTGACTAATCTGGTCAGGAAAGGACCTGCTCCCTTCCTTAAAAAAGACTCCAGGATCTTAAAACACAAATTGGATTCGTAAAATACTAAAACATTATAAGACATATCATATTCATATCATATATCATATCATATTCATATCATATTCAATCATATTCATATTATATCATATTCATATcatattcatatcatattatatcatattcatatcatattcatattcatatcatattcatatcatattcatatcatattcatatcatattcatatcatattataAGACATatcatattcatattcatatcatattcatatcatattataAGACATATCATATTCATATCATATTCATATCATATTCATATCCATATTCATATCATATATCATaagacatatcatatcatattcaTATCATATTCATATCATATTCATATCATATCATAAGACATATCATATTCATATCATATTCATATCATATATCATATTATAAGACATATCATATTCATatcatattcatattcatatcATAAGACATATCAtattcatatcatatcatattcaATCATATTCATATCATATCCATATCATATTCATATCATATTCATATCATATATCATATTATaagacatatcatatcatattcatatcatattcatatcatattataAGACATATCATATTCATATCATATTCATATCATATATCATATTATAAGACATATCATAGGAAATGGATGATGTAAaacaagatttaaaaaaaaagggATTTTGGATTGCGAGCACCACTTTCAAAACTATCGGCTGAAATTAAACCACCAAAACAGGGTGTATTCTTCAGTCCCGATGCATCTCCAGACCTTATATTTAGCCACAATGAAGTGATTTTACCATTTTCTGTTCAGGACAACAAGTAGGACACAAAACTATTTTGACAAATCAGTTATATTCTTGCGTTTTATTGACGTAAATCAAAAACCTGatcaaaatgtaatgtaatatgaaTACAGTAAGTACGGAAATGGTTTGCTTAATGGGAAATCAATATCAAACTAGTCAATGACAACTGTGTTTGTGACAGAAACTATTTGaacttattacagtattatagacactatgttctgggatttcctatgatcttctatgtagggcggcagctagtggttagagcgttgggccaggtagcctagtggttagagcgttgggccaggtagcctagtggttagagcgttgggccaggtagcctagtggttagagcgttgggccaggtagcctagtggttagagcgttgggccaggtagcctagtggttagagcgttgggccaggtagcctagtggttagagcgttgggccaggtagcctagtggttagagcgttgggccaggtagcctagtggttagagcgttgggccaggtagcctagtggttagagcgttgggccaggtagcctagtggttagagcgttgggccaggtagcctagtggttagagcgtggttagagcgttgggccaggtagcctagtggttagagcgttgggccaggtagcctagtggttagagcgttgggccaggtagcctagtagttagagcgttgggccaggtagcctagtggttagagcgttagagcgttgggccaggtagcctagtggttagagcgttgggccaggtagcctagtggttagagcgttgggtcagtaactgaaaagttgctagatcgaatcccccgagctgacaaggtacaaaatctgtcgttctgctccctgaacaaggcagttataacccactgttcctagacaagtcattgtaaataaggatttgttctttaATAaccgacttgcctcgttaaataataggccaaataaatgtttaaaaaacaacCTTTATGTTCTTTGTGTAGCTTTTGAAATAAAGCTGAACATGTTTCACACGTTTAAGTCTCAGCATTTCAAACGTCGCTTTAAATAGTTTGTAGCTCAAACCAGACGGACTCTACTTCCGCCTCCGTTATTCAGACCAATCACGTTAAAAAGGGACTAGAAACCCAAATTGCTCaggcgtcgtgtgtgtgtgtgtggggggcacatTGGGTTAAGGAAACAGCAGCACTAACAAGTGTCACTTTCAGAGATCGCTCTTCATTTGAAAAAACAAAAAGGTGTGTTCCAGACCTCCACAATAAcatctgggtcatgttcattagacaCCAAAACAGAAGAAAAACTGACACAGGAAGGAACTACCggaatttgtccaataagaacCACTTGTTTTCCATGTGCCCTAATGCAGTGGTTTTCAAACCCCCCCCCTCCAGAGGTTTTAAACACGATTTTGTTGTAGCCCTAAACTAGCTCACTGATTTACCTAATCAAGAGCTTGATGATTATCTGACAAGTTGAAATGAGGTGTGGTGGCTGTAGAACAGTTCAAATACATTTAACGGCTGGGGAGTCGAGGAGAGGTTGTAAAACGCCTatcctaatgaacacaaccctggttcAGCCCATTAACGTAGCAAAGATTCAAATACGGTTTGTTACAATTCATTATATAGCGGCCAACATCTACCGTACCTTGACTTTGACATAGCGGTCCGACTGATGTCTGATGAACTTCTTCACCCTCTTCTTGACGATCTTGGGCCTTTTCAGAGGCCTCAACGCTGCCATGTTGCCTGGAGGAACAGAAACAAACAGTCTTGTTAGCAGGACCCCGGGAGGAAGCAAGTCTTTTCACCATCATATTTAAAAGATCTTCTATTAGCTGCCCACAGGGGTTGTTAGCCAAGTGTCTCGTTTGAGACCAGCTACTACTCATTGAGGCATCAGGTAACCTAGCGTTTAGAGGCAAGTGGGTAAACGGAGGGTTGCCAGTTTGAATCCCAGGTCTGAAAGGAAAAATCTTGCTGGACGTGAGGTGGCAACCGGAGGGTTGCTGGTATCAAAGCATTGCCTgtcgttgtgcccttgagcataAGACCtaacccccccccaaacacaTCAACTGCTCCTCGGGAGCCCTAGCTACGGTCGAGTCTGCAACGACCGGA
Protein-coding sequences here:
- the LOC115125161 gene encoding large ribosomal subunit protein eL32-like, which translates into the protein MAALRPLKRPKIVKKRVKKFIRHQSDRYVKVKQNWRKPRGIDNRVRRRFKGQMLMPNIGYGSNKKTKHMLPSGFRKFLVHNIRELEVLMMSNKTHAAEIAHNVSSKNRKLIVERAAQLAIKITNPNARLRSEEHE